A genomic region of Candidatus Eisenbacteria bacterium contains the following coding sequences:
- a CDS encoding GAF domain-containing protein: MARTLTEGAASRGYRFLDSQRRLWSGLAGLLMTAICVTLVLVSWWQSPEGFSLRTRWPSLVGLLGLVLVFVLYSQHKHRQLGELERRLRDAAVREASMQARFTELAFLFDTSTQLQLRLDLASMLELATQRLASCLEATQCSIMLHNPATGMLEVRAAGGVDSVLVSGARVEPGKGIAGHVFASGETLLLTPQVMAERFPDEIKHGRTIASALCVPLRFRGASIGVVSVARTGGEPFGETHARMLETFGEHCAATVVKTEHHQDVLRQVKKVA; this comes from the coding sequence ATGGCCAGGACCCTGACCGAAGGCGCCGCATCGCGCGGCTACCGGTTCCTCGATTCTCAGCGCCGGCTCTGGAGCGGGCTGGCCGGTCTGCTCATGACCGCGATCTGCGTGACGCTGGTCCTGGTCAGCTGGTGGCAGAGCCCCGAGGGGTTCAGCCTCAGGACGCGCTGGCCTTCGCTGGTCGGCCTGCTCGGCCTGGTGCTGGTCTTCGTCCTCTATTCGCAGCACAAGCACCGCCAGCTCGGTGAGCTCGAGCGCAGGCTGCGTGACGCCGCGGTGCGCGAAGCCTCGATGCAGGCGCGCTTCACCGAGCTCGCGTTCCTGTTCGACACCAGCACTCAGCTCCAGCTGCGCCTCGACCTCGCGAGCATGCTCGAGCTGGCGACGCAAAGGCTGGCTTCCTGCCTGGAGGCGACCCAGTGCTCGATCATGCTGCACAATCCCGCCACCGGCATGCTCGAGGTGCGAGCGGCGGGCGGCGTCGACTCGGTGCTCGTCAGCGGCGCGCGCGTCGAGCCGGGGAAGGGCATCGCCGGCCACGTGTTCGCCAGCGGCGAGACGCTGCTGCTCACCCCGCAGGTGATGGCCGAGCGTTTTCCCGACGAGATCAAGCACGGCCGCACGATCGCTTCGGCGCTGTGCGTGCCGCTGCGCTTCCGCGGCGCCTCGATCGGGGTGGTGAGCGTGGCGCGCACCGGCGGCGAGCCGTTCGGGGAAACCCACGCGCGCATGCTCGAAACGTTTGGAGAGCACTGCGCGGCCACGGTGGTGAAGACCGAGCACCACCAGGACGTGCTGCGACAGGTGAAGAAGGTCGCCTAG